One Bradyrhizobium sp. CCGB12 genomic window carries:
- a CDS encoding PQQ-binding-like beta-propeller repeat protein codes for MRASAVLAALLISCCAPAAAQQDGAALYATHCAQCHDGDAQSRVPGRSAMQAMSFDQVLGTLTSGSMATMARDRSDEERRAIAAFVTGKTAIGGSTADTQGRCTQPVSGFPEPLDGPHWNGWGVDAGNSRFQPADMAGLTAGEVPRLRLKWAYAFPGASVSFAPPTIVGGLLFIGGTDRKVHALDARSGCTLWTFATDAAVRAAISFAPLAGTDQFAIFFGDLRANAYAVNALTGALIWKTKVEEHAAARITGAPVMHSGVLYVPVSSIEEVAGSQPSYECCTFRGSVVALEAATGKPVWQAYTIPQVPQPTAKNARGTQLFGPSGAAIWSAPTIDVKRGAIYVATSNSYSDPPSEMSDAILAFDLATGKLLWKQQATPKDAFVVACFGVDRTNCPDDHGPDHDFGQSPILVTLRDGRRVLVIAQKSGVVHALDPDDGGKILWQTRIGKGGPLGGSEWGSAADQDRIYVANSDVRFTRDGTRQLEPAQGGGLFGLDLASGKIAMEVPPVACGDRPQCSPALSAAVSLIPGVVFSGGVSGFLRAYDTADGKLLWEFDTVQDFKAVNGVPAHGGAIDGPGPVIAGGMLYTNSGYGQWSGVAGNVLLAFEVGKE; via the coding sequence ATGCGAGCGAGTGCTGTCCTGGCCGCCCTGTTGATCTCGTGCTGCGCTCCGGCGGCAGCACAGCAAGACGGCGCCGCGCTCTACGCCACGCATTGCGCGCAATGTCACGATGGCGATGCCCAGAGCCGTGTGCCGGGCCGTAGCGCCATGCAAGCGATGTCGTTCGATCAGGTGCTGGGGACGCTGACCTCTGGCAGCATGGCGACGATGGCTAGGGACCGCAGCGACGAAGAACGCCGCGCGATTGCGGCCTTCGTCACCGGCAAGACCGCAATCGGTGGCAGCACGGCCGACACGCAGGGCCGTTGCACGCAGCCGGTCAGCGGCTTTCCGGAGCCGCTCGACGGGCCGCACTGGAACGGATGGGGCGTCGACGCCGGCAACAGCCGCTTCCAGCCGGCAGACATGGCGGGGCTGACCGCAGGAGAGGTGCCGCGCCTGAGGCTGAAATGGGCCTATGCATTTCCCGGCGCCTCGGTGTCCTTTGCGCCGCCGACCATCGTGGGCGGCCTGCTGTTCATCGGCGGCACCGACCGCAAGGTGCATGCGCTCGACGCGCGAAGCGGCTGCACGCTGTGGACCTTCGCAACCGATGCGGCGGTGCGCGCCGCGATCAGCTTTGCGCCGCTTGCCGGCACCGATCAGTTCGCGATCTTCTTCGGCGACCTGCGCGCCAATGCTTATGCCGTGAACGCGCTGACCGGCGCGCTGATCTGGAAGACGAAGGTCGAGGAGCACGCGGCCGCGCGCATCACAGGCGCGCCGGTGATGCATTCCGGCGTGCTCTACGTGCCGGTCTCCTCGATCGAGGAGGTTGCCGGCTCGCAACCCTCCTACGAATGCTGCACCTTCCGCGGCAGCGTAGTGGCGCTGGAGGCTGCGACCGGCAAGCCGGTCTGGCAGGCCTATACGATTCCCCAGGTGCCCCAGCCGACCGCCAAGAATGCGCGGGGTACGCAGCTCTTCGGTCCGTCCGGTGCCGCGATCTGGTCGGCGCCGACCATCGACGTGAAGCGCGGCGCGATCTATGTCGCGACCAGCAATTCCTATTCGGATCCGCCGTCGGAAATGAGTGACGCGATCCTCGCCTTCGATCTTGCGACGGGAAAACTGCTCTGGAAGCAGCAGGCGACGCCGAAGGATGCATTCGTCGTCGCGTGCTTCGGCGTAGACAGGACCAATTGTCCTGACGATCACGGACCCGATCACGATTTCGGCCAGTCGCCGATCCTCGTGACCTTGCGCGACGGCAGGCGCGTGCTCGTCATCGCGCAGAAATCTGGCGTCGTGCACGCGCTCGATCCCGATGACGGCGGCAAGATCCTGTGGCAGACGCGGATCGGCAAGGGCGGTCCGCTCGGTGGCAGCGAATGGGGCTCGGCTGCGGATCAGGATCGCATCTATGTCGCGAACTCCGACGTGCGCTTTACCCGCGACGGCACGCGGCAACTCGAACCCGCGCAAGGGGGCGGCCTGTTCGGCCTCGACCTCGCGAGCGGAAAGATCGCGATGGAGGTGCCGCCGGTCGCCTGCGGCGATCGCCCGCAGTGCAGCCCCGCGCTGTCGGCGGCGGTGAGCCTGATCCCGGGTGTCGTATTCTCCGGCGGCGTCAGCGGCTTCCTGCGTGCCTACGATACCGCCGATGGCAAGCTGTTGTGGGAGTTCGACACCGTGCAGGATTTCAAGGCCGTGAACGGCGTCCCGGCCCATGGCGGCGCGATCGACGGCCCCGGACCCGTCATCGCCGGCGGCATGCTCTACACCAATTCCGGCTACGGCCAATGGAGCGGCGTTGCCGGCAACGTGCTGCTGGCGTTCGAAGTGGGGAAGGAGTGA
- a CDS encoding class I SAM-dependent methyltransferase yields the protein MITQRPPVLAHERFLADREHFEGLDLAARFERIERTNLWGATSSVSGLGSEDPATASIREALPPLLQRLGARSLLDAPCGDAGWIGRIKLDLNYTGIDIVPSLIETNNQRVARGELSGRFLVADVTRDTLPRADVILCRDCLVHLSFDNIARAVAGFRDSGARFLLVTTFPEWDGNRDCEDGDWRALNMEKAPFDWPAPRALINERCGEGGGGWRDKSLGLWRLDQLPDRVRIATDV from the coding sequence ATGATCACCCAACGTCCACCGGTGCTCGCTCACGAGCGTTTCCTCGCCGATCGCGAGCATTTTGAGGGCCTCGATCTCGCCGCGCGGTTCGAGCGGATCGAGCGGACGAACCTGTGGGGCGCCACGAGCTCGGTCTCCGGCCTCGGCTCGGAGGACCCGGCGACGGCCTCGATCCGGGAGGCGCTTCCGCCACTGCTGCAACGGCTCGGCGCGCGCTCGCTGCTGGATGCGCCCTGCGGCGATGCCGGGTGGATCGGCCGCATCAAGCTCGATCTCAATTACACCGGCATCGACATCGTGCCGTCGCTGATCGAGACCAACAACCAGCGTGTGGCGCGCGGCGAATTGTCCGGCCGGTTTCTCGTTGCCGACGTCACGCGCGATACGCTGCCGCGCGCGGATGTCATTCTCTGCCGGGACTGCCTGGTTCATTTGAGCTTCGACAATATCGCCCGCGCCGTCGCCGGCTTCCGCGACAGCGGTGCGCGCTTCCTGCTGGTTACCACCTTCCCCGAATGGGACGGCAACCGGGATTGCGAGGACGGCGATTGGCGGGCGCTGAACATGGAGAAGGCGCCGTTCGACTGGCCGGCGCCGCGCGCGCTGATCAACGAGCGTTGCGGGGAGGGCGGCGGCGGCTGGCGCGACAAGAGCCTCGGGCTCTGGCGGCTTGACCAGTTGCCCGATCGTGTCCGCATTGCCACGGATGTGTGA
- the rlmB gene encoding 23S rRNA (guanosine(2251)-2'-O)-methyltransferase RlmB, whose amino-acid sequence MKDRKFTPKGPRGGAKPFNRPGKSAGRPAWRDRDSHPDGPVILYGWHTVTMALANPARRIRKLTLTENAAKRLADENIETRVAPEIVRPQEIDRLLSPDAVHQGLLAEADPLPSPDLETLKQEGMVLVLDQITDPHNVGAILRSAAAFAVKAIVTTARHSPEATGVLAKAASGALELVPMVTVQNLARALTTLNELGFQTVGLDSEGSEDLSDVALREPLALVLGAEGKGLRQLTRETCSVVARLDMPGEIKSLNVSNAAVLSLYVGASRLGLMKR is encoded by the coding sequence ATGAAGGATCGAAAATTCACCCCCAAGGGTCCCCGCGGTGGGGCTAAGCCCTTCAACAGGCCCGGAAAATCGGCTGGCCGCCCGGCCTGGCGCGACCGCGATTCGCACCCCGACGGGCCGGTCATCCTCTATGGCTGGCACACTGTCACGATGGCGCTCGCCAACCCTGCGCGCCGGATCCGCAAGCTGACGCTGACCGAGAACGCAGCGAAGCGGCTTGCGGACGAAAATATCGAAACCCGCGTCGCCCCCGAGATCGTCCGGCCCCAGGAGATCGACCGGCTGCTCTCGCCCGACGCCGTGCACCAGGGCCTGCTCGCGGAGGCCGATCCCCTGCCCTCACCCGACCTCGAGACGCTGAAGCAGGAAGGCATGGTGCTGGTGCTCGACCAGATCACCGATCCCCACAATGTCGGCGCCATCCTGCGCTCGGCGGCAGCCTTCGCGGTGAAGGCGATCGTCACCACCGCGCGCCACAGTCCGGAAGCAACCGGCGTGCTCGCCAAGGCTGCCTCCGGCGCGCTGGAGCTGGTACCGATGGTGACCGTACAAAACCTCGCTCGCGCGCTGACCACGCTGAACGAACTCGGCTTCCAGACAGTCGGCCTCGACAGCGAAGGCAGCGAGGACCTCTCGGACGTCGCGCTGCGCGAGCCGCTCGCGCTGGTGCTCGGCGCCGAAGGAAAGGGTCTGCGGCAATTGACCCGCGAGACCTGCAGCGTCGTGGCGCGGCTCGACATGCCCGGCGAGATCAAGAGCCTCAACGTCTCGAATGCCGCCGTGCTCTCGCTCTATGTCGGTGCGAGCCGGCTCGGGCTGATGAAGCGGTAG
- a CDS encoding LysR family transcriptional regulator: MNVLSFRSLDLNLLKVFEALMTEGSVTRAANALLMTQPAVSNALARLRDALGDPLFVRSGTGIRPTQRAVVLWEPIGEALESVRGALDEQVFDPRRAQTEFSLSMSDYVASLVMPNLLGHLAKVAPKARVHTVPNTILEIADQLEDNRVDCVLSVYVNEAQQPAAIRSRSLWTVDYACFMRRGHPLAAMKRLGTRSFLNAGHVDVSLAGKTLPSYDLFLASRGLSRNLVATVNHYSAAYEVVRQSDLIAVLPSDLRSQSRHAPFLHAMPLPLRAPTRIVSLFWHQRNDTVPAQRWLRETLVDMFAEAG; this comes from the coding sequence GTGAATGTTCTGTCGTTCCGCTCGCTCGACCTCAACCTGCTGAAAGTCTTCGAGGCCCTGATGACCGAGGGCAGCGTCACGCGCGCGGCCAACGCGCTGCTGATGACGCAGCCGGCGGTCAGCAACGCGCTTGCGCGCCTGCGCGACGCGCTCGGCGATCCCCTCTTCGTCAGGTCCGGCACCGGCATCCGTCCGACCCAGCGCGCCGTCGTGCTGTGGGAGCCGATCGGCGAGGCGCTCGAAAGCGTCCGCGGCGCGCTCGACGAGCAGGTGTTCGATCCGCGCCGCGCGCAGACCGAGTTCAGCCTGTCGATGTCGGACTATGTCGCCTCGCTGGTGATGCCGAACCTGCTCGGTCATCTCGCCAAGGTCGCGCCCAAGGCGCGCGTTCATACCGTTCCCAACACCATTCTGGAGATCGCCGACCAGCTCGAGGACAACAGGGTCGATTGCGTGCTCAGCGTCTACGTCAACGAGGCGCAGCAGCCGGCCGCCATTCGCTCACGCTCGCTGTGGACGGTCGACTACGCCTGCTTCATGCGGCGCGGCCATCCCCTCGCGGCGATGAAGCGGCTCGGCACGCGCAGCTTCCTCAACGCGGGGCACGTCGATGTGAGCCTCGCCGGCAAGACCCTGCCGTCCTACGATCTTTTCCTGGCCTCTCGCGGGCTGTCGCGCAATTTGGTCGCGACCGTCAATCACTACAGCGCCGCCTACGAGGTCGTGCGCCAGTCCGACCTGATCGCCGTACTGCCGAGCGACCTGCGCTCGCAATCCCGCCACGCGCCGTTCCTGCACGCCATGCCGCTTCCACTTCGCGCGCCGACGCGCATCGTCAGCCTGTTCTGGCACCAGCGCAACGACACCGTGCCGGCACAACGCTGGCTGCGCGAGACCCTGGTCGACATGTTCGCCGAGGCCGGCTGA
- a CDS encoding methyl-accepting chemotaxis protein → MSFLNNLKIVWKVALIVAVMGCAMLAVAGFGARELSATVDGFAELSAAQSSALNLTRAQRRAETYHAALYAVFTEATEAGNANRLKIANQNRDEIHQFLDVAEQDDPSRASQIKSIGEQLKAVFASCDPVLRAGAQASSTEDNARAAERAHKECDPVMDAALARIAQFVTESAQAVAKRKAAINRDAQSATWTVIGVSAGGLILGIAIALFIGLNAMSRPIARLKLAMEGLARNDLKTEVPEKDRRDEIGEMAGTVEVFKTNALEMERLKAAQIEAEKQAAEQRRRDMVNLADGFERAVGEIIDTVGSASTELEASSSTLATTAQRAQQLTSVVAVASGEATGNVQSVATATEELSSSVNEISRQVQESARMAGEAVAQARTTTERVSELSVAATRIGDVVELINTIAGQTNLLALNATIEAARAGEAGRGFAVVASEVKTLAEQTAKATGEISQQISGIQTATQESVDAIRDISATIERLSEVSSTIAAAVEEQGAATQEISRNVQQAAHGTQQVSSNITDVQRGAAETGSASSQVLSTAKMLASDSNRLKDEVGKFLRTVRAA, encoded by the coding sequence ATGAGCTTTTTGAACAATCTGAAAATCGTTTGGAAGGTTGCGTTGATCGTGGCCGTCATGGGCTGCGCGATGCTCGCCGTCGCCGGCTTCGGGGCGCGCGAACTCTCCGCGACGGTCGACGGATTTGCCGAACTCTCCGCCGCCCAATCCTCGGCGCTCAACCTGACGCGGGCTCAGCGCCGCGCCGAGACCTATCATGCCGCGCTCTACGCGGTCTTCACCGAGGCGACCGAGGCGGGTAACGCCAATCGTCTCAAGATCGCGAACCAGAACCGCGACGAAATCCATCAATTCCTTGATGTCGCGGAGCAGGACGATCCGTCGCGCGCGAGCCAGATCAAGAGCATCGGGGAGCAATTGAAGGCTGTGTTCGCCAGCTGCGACCCGGTGCTCCGGGCCGGCGCGCAGGCCAGCAGCACGGAGGATAATGCCAGGGCCGCGGAACGCGCGCACAAGGAGTGCGATCCGGTGATGGATGCGGCGCTGGCGCGCATCGCCCAGTTCGTGACCGAGAGCGCCCAGGCGGTTGCCAAGCGCAAGGCGGCCATCAACCGCGACGCCCAATCCGCGACCTGGACCGTGATCGGCGTCAGTGCCGGCGGCTTGATCCTGGGCATCGCGATAGCACTGTTCATCGGCCTCAATGCGATGTCTCGGCCCATTGCTCGTCTCAAGCTCGCCATGGAAGGGCTCGCCCGCAACGATCTCAAGACCGAGGTGCCCGAGAAGGATCGGCGCGACGAGATCGGCGAGATGGCCGGGACCGTCGAAGTGTTCAAGACCAACGCCCTGGAAATGGAACGCCTGAAGGCCGCGCAGATCGAAGCCGAGAAGCAGGCTGCCGAGCAGCGTCGCCGTGACATGGTCAACCTGGCCGATGGATTCGAACGCGCGGTCGGCGAGATCATCGACACCGTCGGATCCGCCTCCACCGAGCTCGAGGCGTCGTCCTCGACGCTGGCCACCACCGCGCAGCGCGCGCAGCAGCTGACCTCGGTCGTTGCGGTCGCGTCGGGCGAAGCGACCGGCAACGTGCAGTCGGTTGCGACGGCCACGGAAGAGCTGTCCTCCTCGGTCAACGAGATCAGCCGGCAGGTGCAGGAATCGGCGCGGATGGCGGGCGAAGCCGTCGCCCAGGCCCGCACCACGACGGAGCGGGTCAGCGAGCTCTCGGTCGCGGCCACGCGCATCGGCGATGTCGTCGAGCTGATCAACACCATTGCCGGCCAGACCAACCTCCTGGCGTTGAATGCCACGATCGAGGCGGCCCGTGCCGGTGAAGCGGGCCGCGGCTTCGCGGTCGTTGCCTCCGAGGTCAAGACGCTGGCCGAGCAGACCGCGAAGGCGACCGGCGAGATCAGCCAGCAGATTTCCGGCATCCAGACTGCGACCCAGGAATCCGTCGACGCGATCCGCGACATCTCCGCGACGATCGAGCGGCTGTCGGAGGTGTCCTCGACGATCGCCGCGGCCGTCGAGGAGCAGGGCGCCGCGACACAGGAGATCTCGCGCAACGTGCAGCAGGCCGCCCACGGCACCCAGCAGGTCTCCTCCAACATCACCGACGTGCAGCGTGGCGCCGCCGAGACCGGCTCGGCCTCCTCGCAGGTGCTCTCGACTGCGAAGATGCTGGCGAGTGACAGCAACCGGCTGAAGGACGAAGTCGGAAAATTCCTGCGGACGGTGCGCGCCGCGTAA
- a CDS encoding MFS transporter: protein MSMISARIERLPFARFHTHLLLMGGLGYMFDAMDAAVLAFILPVLRTTWNLSSVQIGVLGSSTYIGFLFGALLAGTLGDLIGRRAVMMSALALYCAASIVSAAVDSWSSFFAARVVAGMGTGAESAIIAPYLAEFVARRFRGSFTGSLAGFFSFGFVAAALLGYFIVPAYENGWRIVLVITAVPVVMLLWWRRALPESPRWLESQGRQKEAEAVLDRIEAGFAREGHVLPQPIVEAVSAPVAGGTLLANFAALLAGRQARITIMTWIMWLAITFSYYSFFVWIPGLLVQNGMSITKSFAYSIAIYCAQIPGYFSAAWFNERIGRQATIASYMVLGGASALGLAFAQSDQQIMLAGICLSFFMNGTYAGVYAYTAEVFPTPVRTTGAGLASAIGRIGAIVSPILVGYLYPNFGFAGVFGITTSVLLVGAVTVVLMGVRTRGRSLEEIAAGEVA from the coding sequence ATGTCGATGATATCGGCGCGCATCGAGCGCCTTCCATTCGCACGTTTCCACACGCATCTGCTGCTGATGGGCGGGCTCGGCTACATGTTCGACGCGATGGATGCAGCCGTGCTGGCGTTCATCCTGCCGGTGCTGCGCACGACCTGGAACTTGTCGAGCGTGCAGATCGGCGTGCTCGGCAGCAGCACCTATATCGGCTTCCTGTTCGGCGCGTTGCTGGCGGGCACGCTCGGCGATCTGATCGGCCGTCGGGCGGTGATGATGTCGGCGCTGGCGCTCTATTGTGCCGCGTCCATCGTCAGCGCGGCGGTGGACAGCTGGTCGTCCTTCTTCGCGGCCCGCGTCGTCGCGGGCATGGGCACCGGCGCCGAGAGCGCGATCATCGCGCCTTATCTCGCCGAGTTCGTGGCGCGGCGCTTCCGGGGCAGCTTCACCGGCTCACTGGCCGGCTTCTTCTCCTTCGGTTTCGTCGCGGCGGCGTTGCTCGGCTACTTCATCGTTCCCGCCTATGAGAACGGCTGGCGTATCGTGCTGGTGATCACCGCGGTGCCGGTCGTGATGCTGTTGTGGTGGCGCAGGGCGCTGCCGGAATCGCCGCGCTGGCTGGAAAGCCAGGGCCGGCAGAAGGAAGCCGAAGCGGTGCTCGACCGTATCGAAGCCGGCTTTGCCCGTGAGGGTCACGTGCTGCCGCAGCCGATCGTCGAGGCGGTCAGCGCGCCCGTCGCCGGGGGAACGCTGCTGGCCAATTTCGCCGCGCTGCTCGCCGGCCGGCAGGCGCGCATCACCATCATGACCTGGATCATGTGGCTCGCGATCACCTTCAGCTATTATTCCTTCTTCGTCTGGATTCCCGGCCTTCTGGTCCAGAACGGCATGAGCATCACCAAGAGCTTCGCCTATTCGATCGCGATCTATTGCGCGCAGATACCCGGCTATTTCAGCGCCGCCTGGTTCAACGAACGCATCGGCCGCCAGGCGACCATTGCGTCCTACATGGTGCTCGGCGGCGCCAGCGCGCTCGGGCTCGCCTTCGCGCAGAGCGACCAGCAGATCATGCTCGCGGGCATCTGCCTGTCGTTCTTCATGAACGGCACTTATGCCGGCGTTTACGCCTACACGGCGGAAGTGTTTCCGACGCCGGTCAGGACCACCGGCGCCGGCCTCGCCTCGGCGATCGGCCGCATTGGCGCAATCGTCTCGCCGATCCTGGTCGGCTATCTCTATCCCAATTTCGGCTTTGCCGGCGTGTTCGGCATCACCACCAGCGTGCTGCTGGTCGGCGCGGTGACCGTCGTTCTGATGGGCGTGCGGACGCGCGGCCGCTCGTTGGAAGAGATTGCAGCGGGTGAAGTGGCGTGA
- a CDS encoding GFA family protein translates to MIDARCSCGAVALSLPGPSSLVAACHCIECQRRTGAPFGVGAFYPVEVVKISGAPKEYVRSGESGGKVRSYFCSDCGSTVFWKPDKFPGMIGVAVGAIADPKFPAPSKSVFEQSKHVWLEITGVGIEHLQRGTVPKISS, encoded by the coding sequence ATGATCGACGCCAGATGCAGTTGCGGCGCTGTCGCGCTGTCGCTTCCGGGACCATCCAGCCTCGTGGCCGCCTGTCACTGTATCGAGTGCCAGCGCCGAACCGGCGCGCCGTTCGGCGTCGGTGCCTTCTATCCGGTCGAGGTCGTCAAGATCTCAGGAGCGCCGAAGGAATATGTTCGCTCGGGCGAGAGCGGCGGCAAGGTCCGCAGCTATTTTTGCTCGGATTGCGGCTCGACGGTTTTTTGGAAGCCCGACAAGTTCCCCGGAATGATTGGCGTTGCTGTCGGCGCGATCGCGGACCCGAAATTTCCGGCGCCGAGCAAATCAGTGTTCGAGCAATCGAAACATGTGTGGCTCGAGATCACAGGCGTCGGCATCGAGCATCTGCAACGAGGCACCGTGCCGAAGATTTCAAGCTGA
- a CDS encoding dienelactone hydrolase family protein: MITRRTVLTAISALLTPLTAHAAPSEEFSVTSGRDNLAVSRHAAATAGKRPAVIALHGSRGIELRARAYERYVEALTAKGIDAYLLRYMTPADTAALTSKSSTHESRDAYYAARFDGWADTVSATVTAIQGRPESSGHLGLLGFSLGGYIAADAAARDMRITALAVLYGGMPDAMVGKVKHLPPLIELHGEEDRNVPIAKGRELVQLGKAAGAEAEFVPYPGKAHGFDFSDTDPATPDAIERVTRFFQRKLAA; the protein is encoded by the coding sequence ATGATCACCCGACGAACGGTGCTGACCGCCATTTCCGCGCTGCTAACGCCCCTCACGGCGCACGCCGCGCCGAGCGAGGAGTTCAGCGTCACCTCCGGTCGCGACAACCTGGCGGTATCGCGCCACGCGGCGGCAACGGCCGGGAAACGCCCCGCCGTGATCGCGCTGCACGGATCGCGCGGCATCGAGCTCAGGGCGCGCGCCTACGAGCGGTATGTTGAGGCGCTGACCGCCAAGGGCATCGACGCCTATCTTCTCCGCTACATGACACCGGCCGATACGGCGGCGCTGACGTCAAAGTCGAGCACGCATGAGAGCCGCGATGCCTATTACGCCGCGCGTTTCGACGGTTGGGCCGATACGGTCTCCGCCACCGTGACGGCCATCCAGGGTCGACCCGAGAGTTCGGGACATCTCGGCCTGCTGGGCTTCTCGCTGGGCGGCTACATCGCCGCCGACGCCGCCGCACGCGACATGCGCATCACCGCGCTCGCCGTGCTCTATGGCGGCATGCCCGACGCAATGGTCGGCAAGGTCAAGCACCTGCCGCCGCTCATCGAGCTGCATGGCGAGGAGGACCGGAACGTGCCGATCGCCAAAGGACGAGAGCTCGTCCAACTCGGCAAGGCCGCCGGCGCCGAAGCCGAGTTCGTGCCCTATCCAGGCAAGGCCCACGGCTTTGATTTCTCCGATACCGACCCGGCGACGCCAGATGCGATCGAGCGCGTCACACGGTTTTTCCAGCGAAAGCTCGCCGCCTGA
- a CDS encoding GAF domain-containing protein: MTRTRPKPDPCKPDPWLYAVAAAQGRVDQPAALFSALDEATRSAIGHKLFTILTYDGDSGEAARVYSNLPGPYPTGGRKRLAPGPWTEAVLDRGEAYVGRTRDDLRSVFPDHELIASLGCESVLNMPVRWRGRTLGSLNLLHEAGWYGEDDVAACLPFAQLALPALLTTANSSSDKS; this comes from the coding sequence GTGACTCGGACCAGACCCAAGCCCGATCCCTGCAAGCCCGATCCCTGGCTCTACGCCGTCGCCGCGGCGCAGGGCAGGGTGGATCAGCCGGCTGCGCTATTCTCGGCGCTGGACGAAGCCACGAGGTCGGCGATCGGGCACAAGCTGTTCACGATCCTGACCTATGACGGCGATAGCGGCGAAGCGGCGCGGGTCTATTCCAATCTCCCGGGCCCGTACCCGACCGGCGGACGCAAGCGTCTGGCGCCGGGACCGTGGACCGAGGCCGTTCTCGATCGCGGCGAGGCCTATGTCGGCCGGACGCGCGATGATCTGCGCAGCGTGTTTCCCGACCACGAGCTGATCGCCTCGCTCGGCTGCGAGAGCGTGCTGAACATGCCCGTGCGCTGGCGCGGCCGCACGCTCGGCTCGCTCAACCTGCTCCATGAGGCCGGTTGGTACGGCGAGGACGACGTCGCCGCCTGTCTTCCCTTTGCCCAGCTCGCGCTACCCGCGCTGCTGACGACAGCCAACTCTTCATCGGATAAGTCCTGA
- a CDS encoding LLM class flavin-dependent oxidoreductase, whose translation MTAPLQFGLDTFGDVTRDASGALLPHAQVIRNVIDEAVLADELGLDFIGLGEHHRADFAISSPEAALAAIAARTKRIHLGSAVTVLSSDDPIRVFQRFATLDALSNGRAEVILGRGSFIESFPLFGFDLRKYEELFEEKLDLFAALLSQKPISWEGKLRPPLRDQLVYPPVENGTLKTWIGVGGSPQSVVRAAHYDLPLMLAIIGGDPARFAPYVDLYHRAFKEFGRPAQPIGVHSPGYVAETDEQAREELWPDYKAMRDRIGKERGWPPMGRDEFVSEAEHGSLYVGSPETVARKIAKTAKALGISRFQLKYSAGPLPHEKLMTSIELYGRKVVPMVREMMG comes from the coding sequence ATGACCGCACCGCTTCAATTCGGACTGGATACGTTTGGCGACGTCACCAGGGACGCCTCCGGCGCCTTGCTTCCCCACGCGCAGGTGATCCGCAACGTCATCGACGAAGCCGTGCTGGCCGACGAGCTCGGTCTCGACTTCATCGGCCTCGGCGAACACCACCGCGCCGATTTCGCGATCTCCTCGCCCGAAGCCGCGCTCGCAGCCATCGCGGCGCGCACCAAGCGCATCCATCTCGGCTCGGCCGTGACGGTGCTGAGCTCAGACGATCCCATCCGCGTCTTCCAGCGCTTCGCCACGCTGGATGCGCTCTCGAACGGGCGCGCCGAGGTGATCCTCGGTCGCGGGTCCTTTATCGAATCCTTTCCGCTGTTCGGCTTCGACCTGCGCAAATACGAAGAGCTGTTCGAGGAGAAGCTCGACCTGTTCGCAGCGCTATTGTCGCAGAAGCCGATCAGCTGGGAGGGCAAGCTGCGTCCGCCGCTGCGGGATCAGCTGGTCTATCCGCCGGTCGAGAACGGCACGCTGAAAACCTGGATCGGCGTCGGCGGCAGTCCGCAATCGGTGGTGCGTGCCGCGCATTACGACCTGCCTTTGATGCTCGCAATCATCGGCGGCGATCCCGCGCGCTTTGCGCCCTATGTCGATCTCTATCACCGTGCGTTCAAAGAGTTCGGCCGCCCGGCCCAGCCGATCGGCGTGCACTCGCCCGGCTATGTCGCCGAGACCGACGAACAGGCACGTGAAGAGCTGTGGCCCGATTACAAGGCCATGCGTGACCGCATCGGCAAGGAACGCGGTTGGCCGCCGATGGGCCGCGACGAGTTCGTCAGCGAGGCCGAGCACGGCTCGCTCTATGTCGGTTCGCCCGAGACCGTCGCGCGCAAGATCGCGAAGACGGCCAAGGCCCTCGGCATTTCGCGGTTTCAGCTGAAGTATTCGGCGGGACCATTGCCGCATGAGAAGCTGATGACGAGCATCGAGCTTTATGGGCGGAAGGTTGTGCCGATGGTGCGGGAGATGATGGGGTGA